In Rhodamnia argentea isolate NSW1041297 chromosome 4, ASM2092103v1, whole genome shotgun sequence, the following proteins share a genomic window:
- the LOC115753744 gene encoding 60S ribosomal protein L39-like isoform X2, with product MPSHKSFRIKKKLAKKMRQNRPIPRWILSRTSNTIRYNAKRRHWRRTKLGF from the exons ATG CCGTCGCACAAGTCGTTCAGGATCAAGAAGAAGTTGGCGAAGAAGATGAGGCAGAACAGGCCCATCCCTCGCTGGATTCTCAGTAGGACCAGCAACACCATCAG GTACAATGCGAAGCGCAGGCACTGGCGCCGCACCAAGCTTGGATTCTGA
- the LOC115753744 gene encoding 60S ribosomal protein L39-like isoform X1, translated as MVSPSYSLSFLSSLVSCFVLLIWEEIDCGLMRMVPFVSQPSHKSFRIKKKLAKKMRQNRPIPRWILSRTSNTIRYNAKRRHWRRTKLGF; from the exons ATGGTATCTCCCTCTTACTCTCTGAGTTTTCTATCGAGTTTAGTTTCGTGCTTTGTATTGTTGATTTGGGAAGAGATCGATTGCGGTCTTATGAGAATGGTGCCTTTTGTATCGCAGCCGTCGCACAAGTCGTTCAGGATCAAGAAGAAGTTGGCGAAGAAGATGAGGCAGAACAGGCCCATCCCTCGCTGGATTCTCAGTAGGACCAGCAACACCATCAG GTACAATGCGAAGCGCAGGCACTGGCGCCGCACCAAGCTTGGATTCTGA